One window from the genome of Glycine soja cultivar W05 chromosome 12, ASM419377v2, whole genome shotgun sequence encodes:
- the LOC114378069 gene encoding probable leucine-rich repeat receptor-like serine/threonine-protein kinase At3g14840 isoform X2: MNMTSSPHLHLWFLAFCLISSLARGATLPEDEVQVMKDIGRTLGKKNWDFSVDPCSGQSNWTSFVQVKGFENAVTCICLANASICHVVSIVLKSQNLSGTLPTELVRLPYLQEIDLSRNYLNGTIPSQWGSMNLVNISILGNRLTGSIPKELGNITTLKSLVLEFNQLSGVLPPELGNLPRLERLLLTSNYFTGNLPATFSRLTRLKQLRLGDNQFSGTLPNFMQSWTSLERLVMQGSGFSGPIPSGISFLNNLTDLRISDLKGPDSLFPQLKNLTSLQTLVLRSCNLVGMAPEYLGNVTTLRSLDLSFNKLTGSIPRTLGGLNDINLLYLTGNLFTGPLPNWIDRPDYTDLSYNNLTIENPEQLTCQQGSVNLFASSLKGKNLGMIPCLGNSNCPKTWYSLHINCGGKLISNGNMKYDDDSQEAGPARFRRTGSNWVFSNTGHFFDSSRLDYYTWSNTTKLAMDNGELYMDARVSALSLTYYAFCMGNGSYTVSLHFAEIMFTDDQTYSSLGRRVFDIYIQRKLVVKDFNIAKEAGGVGKAIIKKFNVTVNISTLEIRLQWAGKGTTGIPFGSVHGPLISAISVDPDFTPREENRDGTPVQFIVAIVVTGALVIIIIFGIAWWKGCLGRKGSLERELRGVDLQTGLFSLRQMKAATNNFDIAFKIGEGGFGPVYKGVLSDGKVIAVKQLSSKSKQGNREFINEVGMISALQHPCLVKLYGCCMEGDQLMLIYEYMENNSLARALFAQEKCQLKLDWSTRQRICVGIAKGLAYLHGESRLKIVHRDIKATNVLLDKNLNPKISDFGLAKLDEEGYTHITTRIAGT; encoded by the exons ATGAACATGACTTCCTCTCCACATCTCCATCTTTGGTTTCTTGCCTTTTGTTTGATCTCTTCTTTGGCTAGGGGAGCTACTCTGCCAGAAGATGAAG TGCAAGTTATGAAAGATATAGGTAGGACACTTGGGAAGAAGAATTGGGATTTCAGTGTGGATCCATGCAGTGGGCAAAGTAATTGGACTTCATTTGTTCAAGTGAAGGGATTTGAAAATGCTGTCACCTGCATTTGCCTTGCAAATGCCAGTATCTGCCATGTTGTTAGCAT TGTTCTTAAGTCACAAAATCTTTCGGGCACACTCCCAACTGAGCTGGTGAGATTGCCTTACCTCCAAGAAAT TGACCTCTCCCGCAACTACCTTAATGGTACCATCCCTTCGCAATGGGGCTCCATGAATCTTGTCAACAT TTCCATTCTTGGAAATCGGCTAACAGGTTCAATCCCAAAAGAATTAGGAAACATCACCACACTGAAAAGTTT GGTGCTAGAGTTCAATCAATTATCTGGAGTACTTCCTCCTGAGCTGGGGAATCTCCCCCGACTTGAAAGACT GCTTCTTACATCCAACTATTTTACCGGAAATTTACCTGCAACATTTTCCAGGCTCACTAGACTAAAGCAACT TCGACTTGGCGACAATCAATTCTCTGGAACTTTACCCAATTTCATGCAAAGTTGGACAAGTTTAGAGAGACT GGTGATGCAAGGGAGTGGTTTTAGTGGACCAATTCCTTCTGGAATTTCATTCCTAAACAACCTCACTGACTT GAGAATTAGTGACTTGAAAGGACCGGATTCTCTATTTCCCCAGCTTAAAAACTTGACAAGTTTGCAAACACT AGTATTGAGGAGTTGCAATCTTGTAGGAATGGCTCCTGAATATCTTGGAAATGTGACTACTTTACGATCATT AGATCTCAGTTTTAACAAATTAACTGGATCAATTCCGAGAACCTTGGGTGGCCTGAACGATATAAATTTACT ATACTTAACTGGAAACCTATTTACTGGACCACTGCCCAATTGGATAGATAGGCCAGACTACAC GGATCTTTCATATAACAATTTAACGATCGAAAACCCTGAGCAATTGACATGTCAACAAGGAAGCGT GAACTTGTTTGCATCATCTTTGAAGGGAAAGAACTT GGGAATGATTCCATGTTTAGGAAACAGTAACTGTCCTAAAA CTTGGTACTCTCTTCATATAAACTGTGGTGGAAAGTTAATTTCTAATGGAAACATGAAATATGATGATGATTCACAAGAAGCTGGACCAGCAAGATTTCGCCGAACCGGATCAAATTGGGTATTTAGCAACACTGGTCATTTCTTTGATAGCAGTCGTTTAGACTACTATACCTGGTCTAATACAACTAAGCTTGCTATGGACAATGGTGAACTATATATGGATGCACGTGTTTCTGCCCTTTCTCTCACGTATTATGCATTTTGCATGGGAAATGGAAGCTACACAGTAAGTCTTCATTTTGCAGAAATTATGTTCACTGATGATCAAACGTATAGCAGCCTCGGAAGACGTGTATTTGACATCTATATTCAG AGAAAGTTGGTGGTGAAGGATTTTAATATTGCAAAAGAAGCCGGAGGAGTTGGTAAGGCAATCATAAAAAAGTTCAATGTTACTGTTAATATCAGTACCTTAGAGATTCGCTTGCAATGGGCCGGTAAAGGAACAACCGGTATCCCATTTGGATCAGTTCATGGTCCTCTTATATCAGCTATATCTGTTGACCCTG ACTTTACACCTCGAGAAGAAAATAGAGATGGCACGCCTGTGCAGTTTATTGTTGCAATTGTAGTTACTGGAGCACTTGTTATCATCATAATATTTGGTATAGCTTGGTGGAAAGGATGTCTAGGACGGAAAGGTTCATTAGAAAGAG AATTAAGAGGTGTAGATTTGCAAACTGGCTTATTTAGCTTACGACAAATGAAAGCTGCTACTAACAACTTTGATATTGCCTTCAAGATTGGAGAAGGAGGATTTGGTCCTGTGTACAAG GGTGTTCTCTCAGATGGTAAAGTAATAGCAGTTAAACAACTTTCTTCAAAATCAAAGCAAGGGAATCGTGAGTTTATAAACGAGGTTGGCATGATTTCTGCTTTGCAACACCCTTGTTTAGTTAAGCTCTATGGTTGTTGTATGGAGGGAGACCAATTGATGTTGATATATGAATACATGGAAAACAACAGTCTTGCTCGTGCTTTATTtg caCAAGAAAAATGTCAATTGAAGTTGGATTGGTCAACAAGGCAGAGAATTTGTGTTGGTATTGCTAAAGGTTTGGCTTACCTCCATGGAGAGTCAAGACTGAAGATAGTTCACAGGGACATCAAGGCCACTAATGTGCTACTTGATAAAAATCTCAATCCAAAGATATCTGATTTTGGTTTGGCCAAGCTGGATGAAGAGGGCTATACACACATAACTACCAGAATAGCGGGCACCTA G
- the LOC114378069 gene encoding probable leucine-rich repeat receptor-like serine/threonine-protein kinase At3g14840 isoform X1 encodes MNMTSSPHLHLWFLAFCLISSLARGATLPEDEVQVMKDIGRTLGKKNWDFSVDPCSGQSNWTSFVQVKGFENAVTCICLANASICHVVSIVLKSQNLSGTLPTELVRLPYLQEIDLSRNYLNGTIPSQWGSMNLVNISILGNRLTGSIPKELGNITTLKSLVLEFNQLSGVLPPELGNLPRLERLLLTSNYFTGNLPATFSRLTRLKQLRLGDNQFSGTLPNFMQSWTSLERLVMQGSGFSGPIPSGISFLNNLTDLRISDLKGPDSLFPQLKNLTSLQTLVLRSCNLVGMAPEYLGNVTTLRSLDLSFNKLTGSIPRTLGGLNDINLLYLTGNLFTGPLPNWIDRPDYTDLSYNNLTIENPEQLTCQQGSVNLFASSLKGKNLGMIPCLGNSNCPKTWYSLHINCGGKLISNGNMKYDDDSQEAGPARFRRTGSNWVFSNTGHFFDSSRLDYYTWSNTTKLAMDNGELYMDARVSALSLTYYAFCMGNGSYTVSLHFAEIMFTDDQTYSSLGRRVFDIYIQRKLVVKDFNIAKEAGGVGKAIIKKFNVTVNISTLEIRLQWAGKGTTGIPFGSVHGPLISAISVDPDFTPREENRDGTPVQFIVAIVVTGALVIIIIFGIAWWKGCLGRKGSLERELRGVDLQTGLFSLRQMKAATNNFDIAFKIGEGGFGPVYKGVLSDGKVIAVKQLSSKSKQGNREFINEVGMISALQHPCLVKLYGCCMEGDQLMLIYEYMENNSLARALFAQEKCQLKLDWSTRQRICVGIAKGLAYLHGESRLKIVHRDIKATNVLLDKNLNPKISDFGLAKLDEEGYTHITTRIAGTYGYMAPEYAMHGYLTDKADVYSFGIVALEIISGKSNSMNWTKEGCFSLVDWVHLLKEQGNIIDLVDERLGKDFKKGEVMVMINVALLCTQVSPTNRPSMASVVCMLEGKTEVQEVVSVASHLLDGEKLEMIQQYYHMREKNKTNETQEESISMGETSAFMSDTDLYSINMDSSYQEKSD; translated from the exons ATGAACATGACTTCCTCTCCACATCTCCATCTTTGGTTTCTTGCCTTTTGTTTGATCTCTTCTTTGGCTAGGGGAGCTACTCTGCCAGAAGATGAAG TGCAAGTTATGAAAGATATAGGTAGGACACTTGGGAAGAAGAATTGGGATTTCAGTGTGGATCCATGCAGTGGGCAAAGTAATTGGACTTCATTTGTTCAAGTGAAGGGATTTGAAAATGCTGTCACCTGCATTTGCCTTGCAAATGCCAGTATCTGCCATGTTGTTAGCAT TGTTCTTAAGTCACAAAATCTTTCGGGCACACTCCCAACTGAGCTGGTGAGATTGCCTTACCTCCAAGAAAT TGACCTCTCCCGCAACTACCTTAATGGTACCATCCCTTCGCAATGGGGCTCCATGAATCTTGTCAACAT TTCCATTCTTGGAAATCGGCTAACAGGTTCAATCCCAAAAGAATTAGGAAACATCACCACACTGAAAAGTTT GGTGCTAGAGTTCAATCAATTATCTGGAGTACTTCCTCCTGAGCTGGGGAATCTCCCCCGACTTGAAAGACT GCTTCTTACATCCAACTATTTTACCGGAAATTTACCTGCAACATTTTCCAGGCTCACTAGACTAAAGCAACT TCGACTTGGCGACAATCAATTCTCTGGAACTTTACCCAATTTCATGCAAAGTTGGACAAGTTTAGAGAGACT GGTGATGCAAGGGAGTGGTTTTAGTGGACCAATTCCTTCTGGAATTTCATTCCTAAACAACCTCACTGACTT GAGAATTAGTGACTTGAAAGGACCGGATTCTCTATTTCCCCAGCTTAAAAACTTGACAAGTTTGCAAACACT AGTATTGAGGAGTTGCAATCTTGTAGGAATGGCTCCTGAATATCTTGGAAATGTGACTACTTTACGATCATT AGATCTCAGTTTTAACAAATTAACTGGATCAATTCCGAGAACCTTGGGTGGCCTGAACGATATAAATTTACT ATACTTAACTGGAAACCTATTTACTGGACCACTGCCCAATTGGATAGATAGGCCAGACTACAC GGATCTTTCATATAACAATTTAACGATCGAAAACCCTGAGCAATTGACATGTCAACAAGGAAGCGT GAACTTGTTTGCATCATCTTTGAAGGGAAAGAACTT GGGAATGATTCCATGTTTAGGAAACAGTAACTGTCCTAAAA CTTGGTACTCTCTTCATATAAACTGTGGTGGAAAGTTAATTTCTAATGGAAACATGAAATATGATGATGATTCACAAGAAGCTGGACCAGCAAGATTTCGCCGAACCGGATCAAATTGGGTATTTAGCAACACTGGTCATTTCTTTGATAGCAGTCGTTTAGACTACTATACCTGGTCTAATACAACTAAGCTTGCTATGGACAATGGTGAACTATATATGGATGCACGTGTTTCTGCCCTTTCTCTCACGTATTATGCATTTTGCATGGGAAATGGAAGCTACACAGTAAGTCTTCATTTTGCAGAAATTATGTTCACTGATGATCAAACGTATAGCAGCCTCGGAAGACGTGTATTTGACATCTATATTCAG AGAAAGTTGGTGGTGAAGGATTTTAATATTGCAAAAGAAGCCGGAGGAGTTGGTAAGGCAATCATAAAAAAGTTCAATGTTACTGTTAATATCAGTACCTTAGAGATTCGCTTGCAATGGGCCGGTAAAGGAACAACCGGTATCCCATTTGGATCAGTTCATGGTCCTCTTATATCAGCTATATCTGTTGACCCTG ACTTTACACCTCGAGAAGAAAATAGAGATGGCACGCCTGTGCAGTTTATTGTTGCAATTGTAGTTACTGGAGCACTTGTTATCATCATAATATTTGGTATAGCTTGGTGGAAAGGATGTCTAGGACGGAAAGGTTCATTAGAAAGAG AATTAAGAGGTGTAGATTTGCAAACTGGCTTATTTAGCTTACGACAAATGAAAGCTGCTACTAACAACTTTGATATTGCCTTCAAGATTGGAGAAGGAGGATTTGGTCCTGTGTACAAG GGTGTTCTCTCAGATGGTAAAGTAATAGCAGTTAAACAACTTTCTTCAAAATCAAAGCAAGGGAATCGTGAGTTTATAAACGAGGTTGGCATGATTTCTGCTTTGCAACACCCTTGTTTAGTTAAGCTCTATGGTTGTTGTATGGAGGGAGACCAATTGATGTTGATATATGAATACATGGAAAACAACAGTCTTGCTCGTGCTTTATTtg caCAAGAAAAATGTCAATTGAAGTTGGATTGGTCAACAAGGCAGAGAATTTGTGTTGGTATTGCTAAAGGTTTGGCTTACCTCCATGGAGAGTCAAGACTGAAGATAGTTCACAGGGACATCAAGGCCACTAATGTGCTACTTGATAAAAATCTCAATCCAAAGATATCTGATTTTGGTTTGGCCAAGCTGGATGAAGAGGGCTATACACACATAACTACCAGAATAGCGGGCACCTA CGGATACATGGCTCCTGAATACGCAATGCATGGTTATTTAACTGACAAAGCAGATGTTTATAGTTTTGGCATTGTTGCTTTGGAAATTATTAGTGGAAAAAGTAACTCCATGAATTGGACAAAGGAAGGGTGCTTCTCCCTTGTTGATTGG GTGCATCTCTTGAAAGAACAAGGTAATATAATAGACCTGGTAGATGAGAGGTTGGGTAAAGATTTCAAAAAAGGTGAAGTAATGGTCATGATCAATGTGGCTCTACTATGCACACAAGTGTCTCCAACGAATAGACCCTCCATGGCTTCAGTGGTATGCATGCTTGAAGGCAAAACTGAAGTTCAAGAAGTAGTGTCGGTCGCAAGCCATCTATTAGATGGAGAGAAGTTGGAGATGATCCAACAGTATTAccatatgagagaaaaaaataagaccAATGAGACTCAAGAAGAGAGCATTTCAATGGGTGAAACTTCAGCATTTATGTCTGACACAGATCTGTATTCAATCAATATGGACTCTTCTTACCAGGAAAAAAGTGATTAG